The proteins below are encoded in one region of Corynebacterium felinum:
- the pdxT gene encoding pyridoxal 5'-phosphate synthase glutaminase subunit PdxT — translation MIGILAVQGGVAEHERTLAKLGRQVRLVRRVEHLEGLEGIIFPGGESTTMSKLLTLGGLYEPLKEKLQQGLPAFGTCAGMILLANEVHDTRPDAVSFGALDISVRRNAFGRQIDSFEADLDFSGVDQPVHAVFIRAPWVERVGPNVEVLARAHTTDGEGNPSEAIVGVRQDNVIAISFHPEVTEDTAIHELFLNIVDHKAQR, via the coding sequence ATGATTGGGATTCTCGCTGTTCAAGGTGGTGTAGCAGAGCATGAACGCACCTTGGCTAAACTTGGCCGTCAGGTGCGCCTTGTGCGCCGTGTTGAACATCTTGAAGGTTTAGAGGGAATCATTTTTCCCGGTGGGGAATCAACCACCATGTCTAAGCTATTGACGTTGGGTGGATTGTACGAACCACTGAAGGAAAAACTTCAACAAGGACTGCCCGCATTCGGTACCTGTGCAGGAATGATTCTCCTGGCCAACGAAGTCCACGATACGCGACCAGATGCAGTCAGCTTTGGTGCGCTGGACATTAGCGTGCGCCGAAATGCCTTCGGTCGTCAGATCGATAGCTTCGAAGCAGACCTAGACTTCAGCGGAGTCGATCAGCCTGTTCATGCAGTGTTTATCCGTGCACCCTGGGTTGAGCGTGTCGGGCCCAATGTTGAAGTATTGGCTCGCGCACACACGACTGATGGGGAAGGAAACCCCAGCGAGGCGATCGTTGGGGTGCGACAAGATAACGTGATTGCGATCAGCTTTCACCCTGAGGTCACTGAAGATACGGCGATTCACGAGCTGTTTTTGAACATAGTGGATCACAAAGCTCAACGATAG